The Candidatus Hydrogenedentota bacterium genome includes a region encoding these proteins:
- a CDS encoding DUF1559 domain-containing protein produces the protein MRKRGFTLIELLVVIAIIGILAAILLPALARAREAARRASCQNNLKQWGLVMKMYSNEAKGAYPTLQLGYFRNESGGQTLVFDLGPNLFSLYPEYLTDGNLLFCPSDPGLGDAQEGIVGPDGQPCLDYISPTTPQHCASLVDSSYGYVGWVFDQFGYTVPGADLSTVAQLMDTFDNGTTSEVIPSDMATGGLPQIIALLESLTTGGLIANLNNPAGLAKYVDGDVKMSGIHAGRGLGNGGGETIYRLRDGIERFLITDINNPGASAQAQSTVPIMFDFVAIDPAAYNHIPGGSNILFMDGHVEFQRYSENATDTLCNKLVANTLGVLAPALS, from the coding sequence ATGCGCAAACGTGGTTTTACCCTCATCGAGCTGCTGGTCGTGATCGCGATCATCGGCATCCTGGCAGCCATCCTGCTGCCCGCCCTGGCCCGCGCCCGCGAGGCCGCCCGCCGCGCCTCCTGCCAGAACAATCTCAAGCAGTGGGGCCTCGTCATGAAGATGTACAGCAACGAGGCCAAAGGCGCATATCCGACCCTCCAGCTTGGGTATTTTCGCAATGAAAGCGGGGGCCAAACGCTGGTCTTCGACCTCGGCCCGAACCTTTTCTCGCTGTATCCCGAGTACCTGACGGACGGCAACCTGCTGTTCTGCCCGTCTGATCCCGGTCTGGGCGATGCGCAGGAAGGGATTGTCGGCCCGGACGGTCAGCCCTGTCTCGATTACATTAGCCCCACCACTCCCCAGCACTGCGCCAGCCTTGTGGACTCCAGCTACGGCTATGTGGGCTGGGTCTTTGACCAGTTTGGTTACACAGTCCCCGGTGCCGACCTTTCCACCGTCGCCCAGCTCATGGATACCTTCGACAATGGCACCACCTCTGAAGTGATCCCCTCCGACATGGCCACCGGCGGTCTTCCGCAGATCATCGCCTTGCTTGAGTCGCTTACGACGGGCGGTTTGATTGCGAATTTGAACAATCCGGCCGGGCTTGCAAAGTACGTTGACGGTGATGTGAAAATGAGCGGCATCCACGCCGGTCGGGGCCTTGGCAACGGCGGCGGCGAGACAATCTACCGTCTCCGTGACGGCATCGAGCGTTTCCTGATAACGGACATCAACAACCCCGGTGCCAGTGCCCAGGCGCAGAGCACCGTGCCGATCATGTTCGACTTCGTGGCCATTGATCCCGCGGCCTACAACCACATCCCCGGCGGCTCGAACATCCTGTTCATGGACGGCCACGTGGAGTTCCAGCGGTACAGCGAGAACGCCACGGACACGCTGTGCAACAAGCTGGTGGCGAACACCCTCGGCGTGCTGGCCCCCGCGCTCTCCTGA